The window tattaatggatgtttgtagctgtttcttctcattttgagtcatgccacatcagcaggtgAAGGTCTGGGAAgttttattccatccacgtcattaaggtcgattctactttgaggaggcagctcttccccagtcgtcttttgagtgccttccaatcggaggggctcatcttccggcactatatcaaacaatgtttcactgctattcataaggttttcacgggctaattcttttcagaagtagactgatgggtccttcttcctagtctgtcttagtctggaagctcagctgaaacctgcctgccaTCAGTGACCCTGCTGCTGtttgaataccggtagcatagctttcagcatcacagcaacgtgcaagccccacctacagtacgacaaactgacagacttatTGGGGCAGTTTAAAATCTCAGGAGCCCCTTCTAAGATTGGCCAGACTACTGCTTATCACCATTGCACTTAACTATACACTGGTGGTGgaactttcttttcctctttgctAAAGAGTCTTTACCAAGGAATCAGGATCAATGCCACTCCTAGCATACCttactcagttaaaaaaaaattattttggaaaaaGACCCCACTCTGACCTGTGCAGAGTATGCTATTTGTCATCAGATTGATAACCACATTAACTTAATAAACCCAGCAGATGAGACACTTTCTCCTGGAGTAAACAGCAAAGCCAAAAAACTGCAAACTTGGGAGAGGATATACGGCAAAACTCCAAATTCAGTATAAACACTTCCTTTAATGTCTTAGATGGACAGGCACACTTGGAGATTAAAGTATACATAGGCGTAAAGAATGGAAGCGTTGTgggggtggggccatgcaaataaggtccaTGTAACCCTCGCAGGGGATTGGTCGGTTTTGCCATCctactaggcttaaagggagccaatcctTGGGTGGGGCTCATCAAGAAGATGAGCCAGAAACAGAGtctgttctttggacctggggtccttgcactgagaatctccaagacccaggagacagagagagctataacactgaagatggtacAAGGCAGCAGCAACACAGGACCAGCAGGCTAGGCTTTCTGACCCGTACAGTGACAAGCTGAGCATGTTCGTTCAGGAGGCTTccgggtggagtggggtgcctctgggcacttatcagcagagctacagagctttctaacacttgctcgagcaggacagaggccaggcctaagcagggcagaggccagaccCACGCAAGGGCAGAGGTCAGGCTGAGAGTGCAAGGCCCAGGCCAAGAGGTGGACCCGGTGGCAACAGCCAAGGAGAACCTGTCCtaactgaagaactgtatcctgagttgttcctgttacctcCAAGTGGAtgctgaattataacctgttagtcccgtaataaatcccataatcatgagtatgatctgtgagttgtGTGTAGCCATCGCAaagaattactgaacccagcagagaagtagagagcgccTGGGAGGTAAGGCAGTTGTCAGAACTGGTCAAAAATTTAGAAAGTGGGGGTATGTCTGACCACCACCTcgtaggaatcagctttgggctgatattgatcttgattctccttccccctcatgAAGTTAAAGGACCTCTGACACGATGCCATTTTTACAAGTATACTCACAGTGTTGTGAAATCATCACCGttatctaattttagaatattttcatcacaccAAAAAGAAACACCATACCCACTAGGAGTCATTACCTCCAGCCCCTTGtacccagtaatctagtttctgtTTTTATGAATCTACCCAAATCTGGATACTTAATCATTTAAATGAAATTATGTAATATGTGATCTTTTGAGCCTGGCTTCTTGCATTTGGCATAATGTAATCGGGTTTCTCCATGTTGAAGCATGTTCACTCTTTTTTATGGCCGAATACTATTCCACTGTattccattttgtttatccattcatcaattgcTGGACACTGGATTTGTTTCTACTGTTTGGCTATTATtgctaatgctgctataaatattcatgtacaagtttttgtacaGACATAAgttctcatttctcttgggtacacatctaggagtggaattgtttggaCATAGggttaactctatgtttaactctgtgaggaactgtcaaactgtttaaCAAAGCAGCcgcaccattttacagtcccaatAGCAATGCTCGGTGGTtcaaatttctccatatcctcaacAACACTTGTCCTTTTAATTTTTGTCATCGTAGTAAGTgtgaaggtgccctggtggcacagtggttaaagagctcggctgctaaccaaaaggtcagtggtttgaacccaccagttgctcctcggaaggaagatgtgacagtctgtttctgtaaagatttacagccttggaaactatgggacagttctactctgccctatagggtcactatgatttggaatccactCTAAGGCAGTGGGAGtgtgtgtgaagtggtatctgattgtggttttgatttgcatttttctatccAATAATGAAGCTGAGCACCTTTTTCACGTGCTTATTTCCCATGTGTacgtcttctttggagaaacttctatttaagtcctttgcccaagTTTTAATTGGGATTTTTgtcttactacttttttttttactattgagtTATTAGTGTTGTTCGTGTGTTCTGGACACAAGTGCATTGTCAAACATATGATTTGGAAAGGGTTTCCTTGGTTCCTTACaatatcttttcactttcttcgtGGTGAAGTACaaaatttttctatgtttatgttcaatttttttttccttagtagtTATGCTTTCAGTGTCATATCTACGAAGTCATTGCCTAACTGAAGATCATAATGATTTACTCCTATGccttcttctaaaagttttatagtttagcTTTGATatcgatggcattgggttgggatataggtctatggtagattttgagttaatttttttatgtgatgTGAGACAGGagtctaacttcattcttttgcatgcgGATATCCATTTATAGGAAAGAGGATTCTTTCCACTGAATTTTTtggcatccttgtcaaaaatcaattaactgtaagtatgaaaaaaaatttttttttggactccaaattctattccattgatctgtgatgtctatccttatgctagtaccacactgtcttgattactgtagctttgtagtacatTTTGATATCAGAAAGTATGAGtgctccaactttgttcttctttgtacAAGATTGTTTTGGCCATTCTGGGTAACCTGTATTTACAGATGAGTTTTAGCACTaaattgtcaatttctacaaaaaggtCAGCTGTAATTTTATCGGCAATGTGTTGAATCTGCAGATCGATTTGGGGAGTGTTGccattgtattagtttcctattgctgttgtaacaaatcgCCACATCCTTAGTGACTTCAAAAAACCCACAaatgtattatcttacagttctggaggatgGAAGTCTGAAACTGGTCTCACTGGGCTAGAATTAAGTGTCTGCAGGCCTGCACTTCTTTCTCTAAAGAAGCTCGACAGGACAATCCAATTTCTTCCCTGTGTCactattccttggctcatggcacTCTTCTATCTTCCAAGCCAGCAACGGCTGCTTCAGTGCTTTTCTTATTGCGTCACTCTGGCACTAACTCTCCTGTTTCCCTCTTTCACTCATAAGGGGCCTTGGAATTACGTCAGGCCCACCCGGATAATTATatttgtttcctagggctgccataatagAATACCACAAActcggtggcttaaaacaactgaaatttattctctcgcaaatctggaggctagaaatctgaccATAGTCCAAGTAGTGTGCTAAGAAATACAGAGAAACGAGGTTCAGCTTCTAGAGGGAAGACAGAcatcaaatgataaaaaaaaaggaataaaaattcaAAGCAAGGAAGGCCCTGTTATggattgtgtgcccccaaaatatatgttcgaatcctaacccttatacctgtggatggaaTCTTGTTTGGAAAATGgggttttgttattttaattagaTCATGCCCAAGTAGGGTGGATTTTAAATGTCATCAGGGCAATGCACCATGGTAAGATTAGGGCAGGTAACAGTGGCAAAAGGGAGGTGgtgaaaccaaacaaacaaactaaacccaaTGCTATCGagtgatcccaactcatagtgaccctataggacagggtagaactgcttccaaaagcagctggtggattcgaactgccagccttttcattagcagccatagctcttaagcactgtgccaccagggctctgtggtaGTGAGAGGGAGGTGGAAAAGGAGAATCTTTATCAAGGTTTTCATTAGGTGAGTTTTAGGAATGACAATGTATAGAAGCTGAGGCTGTGGAAATGGATTCTTTTAAAACTATCCATGCCCGGTATAACTTGGATTGTCTTTGTGCGTCCCCAAGCACAAGCGAACCCTGGACTGAGCTCCTCAGACTGCATCTCTACAGAGGCCTCTCTTGGCTTCCGGGACCCAAGCTGCTGCAGACCTGCAGGTACTGGGGAGCTGCAGGCCTCAGAGATGACACTGAGCTCACAGAAGAGTGAATGGGAAGAATGGATACTGATGACTCAGCCAGGAGCCCTGACTCCAAAATCCTGTTCCCTAACCACATGGGTGAGAATTTGCTTCCTATACTAGAGTCCTTGCATTTGAGCAGCAATGGAGTAACTGAACCACAAGCCAGGAAACCACAATTTTCTCCCTGCCTTTCCCCCAGCACATCTTCAGGCAATCACTTCCTGGTATATGCCTCAGATAACTCATCTCTCAAATGGGACCCATGATCCCTGCTCTTTATCCCCACTGGGAACGATGCCCAGGTAGAATATGTAAGACAAGCTTTGAAGCTAAAATGTATTATAACGGGTGGGCACTTTGTAAAAGTGGAGTGCCATTTTGCCAACCTCTATTTTCTAGGACTTTGTCAAATCtcacaagaaggcaggaagcttCTGGCTCCTTTGATGCAGCTCTCCTATAAATTTTTAAGTCAATCCCTTCTTTCCAGAAGCTACACAAATGTCCCTTGAATGGTGGTGTGGTCTCAGTTATCCAGGGTGCTGCCAAATGGATTCACACAAAGTAGGGTGGCACCTTGTGCAGGAGGATGATTTCCCCCATCTTAGCACCaagggtgtccctgggtggtgtaaagagTTAGgcccttgactactagccgaaagattGGCCATTCGAACCCATCCCGAGGCACCTGGacgacaggcctggtgatttgatTCCAAGCAGTTGTAATGATGTATGTTGCTCAGTCTACCATCCTCCCAGTGCACACCCTTTGCTATGTATACCAGACCATCTTATCCTGTACCAGGCATCCACAGAGGAGGTTCTGATGTAACTAAAGCCGATGTGTGGGCACACCAGCATGTAAAGAGAATAAAGAGCTGATTTTGTAACTCTAAACAATAATTGCCTGAAGCGTTCTTTTAACTGAAGGACACAAAGTTTTccaattttataaataaataccaAGCCAATGTTAACATTTCTATGGGGCAATGTTAGCTAGCCGCATCTCTCAATCTGATTGAGTTATTCCGTTTTTGATGATGAGAAATTATTTCTACAACTATCTTAGATGTAGtgcgtggtgtgtgtgtgtgtatgcggttCTTCTGAGTTCCACAGTCTGTGTGTCTTTGTAACAGCCCGAGAAATGGCAAAAAGACTTAGACATTAGATTATTCTGCTCATTCTTCAATTTCAGGGCCTTCTAGAGCACTATTTCTTAATTTCTAAAACCTATGatcctttttggaaaccctggtggcgtagcggttaagtgctatggctgctaaccaaagggtcggcagtttggatccaccaggcactccttggaaactctgtggggcagttctactctgtcctatagggtcgctatgagttggaatcgactcgacggcactgggtttggtttaggttatgATCCTTTCGATCAATATAACATTTCAGGTCCTTTTATTTATATAACTTTTCTTTCAATTGCCAAATATACCATTATAATGGATGATTGGTCAAACCAAATAGGTCCTTGACTAATAtcagtttttttgtctttttttttttgaaaatgtgtTCGGTCCCCAGCttctctgcccttttttttttttttttttttttacctagcatAAGACATTTATTTAAAGGGGGCCTGAAACTCCACTTGAGTCTATGCAATGCTATTCAGAGCGTGAGCCATGGGCTAGCATTGGTCCATGAAGTATTTGTTACCCATCTGCAGGAAAATAAATACGGAAATTCAGAGGAAGCATTTAGAAACTTTTGTAGCAATTTGACACAGTCGTTTCATGGCtgtttaataattaaaaataattgggCTTGCATTTTGTGTGTCTTTGGCTTTTTTATTCCACTTTTCTAATAAttcattttattgcattttacaaAAATGTCAGTCTGCAACAGATTGGAAGTTAAGCAAATGAAGAACCTTCACTGGTTCTTCACTACACACTGTTGGGGAAGCCGTGGTCTAGTTTAGAGGTCAGTCAGGACTGAATCCTCCtatctactctttcctgtagctGCTGTTGGAAGCTATCGAGACTCTCCTTGCTAAAACACTTGGATGCTCTACCAGATGTGGGAGAAGATTCCAAACAGAATTGGTTGCTATGACCTTGGAGAAGTGAATCCCTCTGGAGGGGCCCTGAGGAGAGAGATTTCTCCACCTCATCTCCTGGAAAGGGAATACATGGGCTCTACTTCTGCTCTTgacccctgatggcacagtggttaagagctcggctgctcaccaaaaggtcagcagttcaaatccagcagctggtcactggaagccctatggggcagttctgctccatcccatagggtcgctgagttggaatcgactcaatggcaacggatttggtgtTCTTTGGTTACTCTTGCTCTAtgaagccccggtggcacaatggttaagtattcGGTTGataagtgaaaggttggcggttcaaacccatccggtggctctgcaggagaaagagctggtaatctgttcccctaaagattacagcctaggaaaccctatggggcagttctactctgtcacaaggggtcacaATGAATGGAAATTGACTTGAGGACACTCAGCGACAACTTTTGCTCTGCCACCAATGCCCAGCCATAAGTTCTTACTCTTCAGCTTCCTAATACGTCTAATGATATGGCCCTCCTTCTACCCTAGAAGCCACGCAGTGTGGAGGAAAGGGCATTTCAGTGTGAATATGGGGATGCGAGAACTGATTTTTGTTCTACCAAGTCAggtaacctctctgggcctcaggttcCTATAATGGTGAAAGGTTTAACTAGGTCAGTGATTCCCGAATGGGTGTTGCACAACACTGTTCTCAGATATGTTAGGCGTGACAAACATACTCACCAGAAAGGCTCCTATGGCTAAATAATGCTGGAAAACACTGCATCCTCATACCCCTCTCCCTTGACTCCCCTAGTTGCACATTGTGCAGTTACATATAAATGCTCTGAGAAGCCCTCTAGTAATGAAACACTGATTTTATCTAACGCACTGATCCCAACTTCACCTGGATTAAGAATTCATTTTTTCTTAGCATGCCTCTTAACAGCTCACAAACAGCCTTTTCTAAGGACCAGCTTGGTACCCACTGATCACACCAGATTTTAAAGGCCCcttctagaggaaggctttgcCAGTGTTGAGAGGACCAGCAAGAGGACAGATGTTTTGTGCTTGCAAGGCCCAAAGGTCTGTGTTGGCATTCAGGCCCTTGCTGCTTAGAATTGCTGGACAGATGACATTGTGGCAGTGGCTTCTGAGGGGAGTAGCAACTAGAATGGAGGTGCTTCTCCTGGAGCTCACATTAAATTCTCTCTTTCTGTACCAGGGTAAAGCTCCCTACACATTGGGCTTGGATGTTCCTCCACATAGAACAATAGCCATAAAAGCACTCCCCACtaagtaattttctctttttggggAACTATATATTTCTCTTCCATCTCTACCAGTAAAGAATGAGACCAGGACTCGGGACCATCATGTATTTGCCAAGTGCCTGATACCTGAAGAAAGTAGATCACTGAGTCTGAGAAAGATCCAAGGAACCcaggtagatggatagatggcGATGATAAATAGATACACTTGATATATTTTCATTATGTTGTTGATAAGGTACTCCCTATATGTCAATTTGTGCTAGGCACTGAAGATATAACACTGGACAAGACAGGCAACGTGTATTCCTTTCTGTGAAGCATGGCATGGGCACCTCCCAAATTTCTCATTGATGAGATTCCTATCATTGGTGATTTATGATTTTATGTTCTTTTACGCTCTCTAGGGTCAGGCTCAATATAGTGACTTCATTCAGACTGGGGACACAGGACCAACTTCCCTTGCCCTGTGGAGTTTCTGGTGTCTAAGAAGGCTTGACCGCCTGCTAAAGTTTCTCTTGCATATGATACAAGTATAGGGCTGCTCACCTGTGTGGGTTCTCTGGTGTTTAATAAGATGGGAGTTCTGAATGAATCTTTTTCCACATTCATGACATTTAAagggtttctctcctgtgtggaTTCTTTGGTGTGTGTGGAGATTTGTGTTATGACTGAAGCTTTTCCCACACCACGAACATTTATGGGGTTTTATTCCTTGGTGTGTCATTAGATGTTTATTAAGATCTGAACTCCATCTAAATCTCCTATCACATTGTTGACATTtgtagggtttctcttcagtgtgaATTCTCTGGTGTTTAATAAGGTCAGAACTCACTCTAAAGCTTTTCCCACATTCCTGACATTTGAAAGGTTTCTCCCCTGTGTGGTCTTTCCTATGAAGATCCATACATTTTGGCAGCTCTTGTTTACATGTtgaatgtttctttcttttcttccctggaAAATTTTGATGCCGTTTCCTTACCCTGTGTGTACCACCACGATTTTCTGTGCCTGTTATTTTCTGGGGAACTTTCACTCTGGCTTTTCTTGATACTTTGCCTCCTGGTG is drawn from Loxodonta africana isolate mLoxAfr1 chromosome X, mLoxAfr1.hap2, whole genome shotgun sequence and contains these coding sequences:
- the LOC135228797 gene encoding zinc finger protein 75A-like, whose translation is MHSPAYRILSEGLHLVRGRMSLPGLPSISSLGLGNTRPGSPFFGRCCIVPPVLEFQSRLSNSYHFSEFPFCCLSCYSPGLYLCSVGKSREKRFYTICPGQTRNILFLYFFNSIVIEYSLHSCGFLALGYRRLILAFISRGLSLKNDSGNDQPVFPYELEIQAPGGKVSRKARVKVPQKITGTENRGGTHRVRKRHQNFPGKKRKKHSTCKQELPKCMDLHRKDHTGEKPFKCQECGKSFRVSSDLIKHQRIHTEEKPYKCQQCDRRFRWSSDLNKHLMTHQGIKPHKCSWCGKSFSHNTNLHTHQRIHTGEKPFKCHECGKRFIQNSHLIKHQRTHTGEQPYTCIICKRNFSRRSSLLRHQKLHRAREVGPVSPV